In Flavobacterium enshiense, the genomic stretch TCCAAGATTTAATGATCAATTGGTAACGCGTTTTGTGAACAACTTAATGTGGGACGGTAAAAAATCAACAGCTTTCAAAGTATTTTATGATGCAATTGATATCGTAGAATCTAAAAAGCAAGATGCTGAGAAATCATCATTAGAAATCTGGAAAGATGCATTAACGAATGTTATGCCTCACGTAGAAGTTCGTTCACGTCGTGTGGGTGGAGCTACTTTCCAAATTCCTATGCAAATTCGTCCAGACAGAAAAATCTCTATGGCGATGAAATGGATGATTCTTTATGCAAGAAGAAGAAATGAAAAATCAATGGCAGGCAAATTAGCGTCTGAAATCTTGGCTGCGGCTAAAGAAGAAGGTGCTGCTGTTAAGAAAAGAATGGATACTCACAAAATGGCAGAGGCTAACAAAGCATTCTCTCACTTTAGATTTTAATTCATAAGAAATGGCTAGAGATTTAAAATACACAAGAAATATCGGGATTGCGGCTCACATTGATGCTGGTAAAACAACAACAACGGAGCGTATCTTGTTTTATACTGGAAAGTCACACAAAATTGGTGAAGTGCACGAAGGTGCTGCAACAATGGACTGGATGGCACAAGAGCAGGAAAGAGGTATTACCATTACTTCTGCTGCTACAACGTGTGAATGGAATTTCCCAACTGAGCAAGGTAAAGTATTACCTGAATCAAAACCGTACCACTTCAATATTATTGATACTCCGGGACACGTTGACTTTACTGTAGAGGTAAACCGTTCGTTACGTGTATTGGATGGATTGGTTTTCTTATTTAGTGCTGTTGATGGTGTTGAACCTCAATCAGAAACTAACTGGAGACTTGCAGATCAATATAGAGTACCACGTATGGGATTCGTAAACAAAATGGACCGTCAGGGTTCTAACTTCTTGAACGTATGTCAGCAAGTTAGAGACATGTTAAAGTCTAATGCAGTTGCGATTACATTACCAATCGGTGAAGAAAGTGATTTTAAAGGAGTAGTGGATTTAGTGAAAAATCAAGCTATCGTATGGCATGATGAAACACAAGGAGCTACTTTTGATATCGTTGACATCCCTGCTGATATGGTAGCGGAAGTTAAAGAATTCCGTTCTGCATTAATCGAAGCGGTTGCTGAGTATGATGAGAACCTTCTTGATAAGTATATGGAGGATGAGAACTCTATTACTGAAGAAGAAATCAACAATGCATTACGTGCTGCTACAATCGACATGGCAATCATTCCGATGATTTGTGGTTCTTCTTTCAAAAACAAAGGAGTTCAGTTCATGTTAGATGCAGTTTGTAAATATTTACCATCTCCTTTGGATAAAGAAGGTATTCAAGGTATTCACCCTGATGACGCTGATTTATTAGAAGAAGATCAAACTAAAATCTTACGTCGTCCTGATGTAAAAGAGCCTTTCGCGGCTTTAGCGTTTAAAATTGCTACTGACCCTTATGTTGGTCGTTTAGCGTTCTTCCGTGCTTACTCAGGTCGTTTAGATGCTGGTTCTTATGTTTTGAACACACGTTCAGGAAACAAAGAGCGTATCTCTCGTATTTACCAAATGCACGCTAATAAACAAAATCCAATCGAATATATTGAGGCTGGAGATATTGGGGCTGCTGTAGGATTTAAGGATATCAAGACTGGAGATACAATGTGTGATGAAAAACACCCAATCATTCTTGAGTCAATGAAATTCCCTGATCCGGTAATTGGTATCGCGATTGAGCCTAAAACAAAAGCTGACGTAGATAAAATGGGTATGGCTTTAGCTAAATTAGCTGAAGAAGATCCTACGTTTACGGTTAGAACTGATGAGGCTTCAGGTCAAACGATTATCTCTGGTATGGGTGAGCTTCACTTGGATATCTTAGTGGATCGTATGAAACGTGAATTCAAAGTTGAAGTGAACCAAGGTGAGCCTCAGGTTGAGTACAAAGAAGCTTTCACTAAATCGGCACAACACAGAGAGACTTATAAAAAACAATCTGGAGGTCGTGGTAAATTCGGTGATATCGTATTTAGAATCGAACCTGCTGATATGGTAGACGGTAAGCCATTTGTTGGATTGCAGTTTGTTAATGAGGTAAAAGGTGGTAACGTTCCTAAAGAATATATCCCTGCAGTTGAAAAAGGTTTCCGTGAAGCTATGAAGCAAGGACCTTTGGCAGGATACGCTGTGGACAGTTTAAAAGTTACTTTGTTGGATGGATCTTTCCACCCGGTGGATTCCGATGCACTTTCTTTCGAGTTAGCTGCTAAAATGGGATACAAAGAATCTGGAAAAGCTGCTGGAGCTGTTATTCTTGAGCCAATCATGAAAATCGAAGTTATTACTCCGGAAGAAAACATGGGTGATATCGTAGGTGACTTGAACCGTCGTAGAGGTCAGGTGAATGATATGGGTGACAGAGCTGGTGCTAAAACGATCAAAGCTGATGTGCCATTATCTGAAATGTTTGGTTATGTAACTACATTAAGAACATTGTCATCAGGTAGAGCAACTTCAACAATGGAGTTTTCACACTATGCTGAAACGCCTTCTAATATTTCAGAAGCAGTTATCAAAAAAGCAAAAGGAAACGCTTAATTCTAAAGAAAATGAGTCAAAAAATCAGAATAAAATTAAAATCATACGATCATATGTTGGTTGATAAATCAGCAGAAAAAATCGTAAAAACTGTAAAAAGTACAGGAGCTGTTGTAACTGGTCCTATTCCGTTACCAACTCACAAAAAGATTTTCACTGTATTGCGTTCTCCGCACGTAAACAAAAAATCTAGAGAGCAGTTTGAGGTAAGTTCATACAAAAGATTATTAGATATCTACTCTTCCTCTTCAAAAACTATCGACGCTCTAATGAAGTTAGAGTTGCCAAGTGGTGTTGAAGTAGAGATCAAAGTATAAGTACCGCATTTAAAAGTATTTAAGCATTAAGTTTTGTAATTCAAAACTTAATGCTTACTTTTGCGCACTCTAAAAACAAAAAGTTTTAATAAATAATTAATAATTAGTTTTATATGTCTGGGTTAATTGGAAAAAAAATCGGCATGACTAGTATCTTCGATGAGAACGGGAAAAACATTCCTTGTACTGTAATTGAGGCTGGTCCGTGTGTCGTTACCCAAGTCAGAACCAATGAGGTTGACGGGTATGAAGCGTTGCAACTTGGTTTCGATGACAAAACAGAAAAGCATGCTACTAAAGCTGACTTAGGTCACTTTAAAAAAGCAGGTACTTCTGCTAAAAAGAAAGTCGTTGAATTCCAGGATTTCGTAACGGAGCATAAATTAGGTGATGTTATCACTGTTGAAGTTTTTGCTGAAGGAGAATTTGTAGATGTACAAGGTGTGTCTAAAGGTAAAGGTTTCCAAGGGGTTGTTAAACGTCACGGATTTGGTGGGGTTGGACAAGCTACTCATGGTCAGCACAACCGTTTAAGAGCGCCAGGTTCTGTTGGAGCATCGTCTTATCCATCAAGAGTATTCAAAGGAATGCGTATGGCGGGAAGAACAGGAGGAGAAAATGTAACAATTCAAAACCTTAGAGTTTTAAAAGTAGTGGCTGACAAGAATCTACTTGTGGTTAAAGGAGCGATTCCTGGACACAAAAACTCTTACGTAATCATTCAGAAGTAATGGAAGTAAAAGTATTAGATATCAACGGAAAAGATACAGGTCGTAAAGTACAACTTGCTGACTCTGTATTCGCAATTGAGCCTAATAATCATGCTGTATATCTTGATGTTAAGCAATACTTAGCAAATCAAAGACAAGGTACTCACAAAGCTAAAGAAAGAGCTGAAGTAACCGGAAGTACACGTAAGATTAAAAAACAAAAAGGTACGGGTACAGCTCGTGCTGGATCTGTAAAGAATCCTTTGTTTAAAGGTGGAGGTACAGTTTTTGGTCCAAGACCAAGAAGTTATTCTTTCAAATTGAACAAAACTTTAAAAAGATTAGCTCGTAAATCAGCTTTCTCTTTAAAAGTGAAAGAATCAAATTTAGTAGTTCTTGAAGACTTCAATTTTGAAACTCCAAACACTAAAAATTTCATTAACGTATTGAAAGCTTTAGGGTTAGAAAACAAAAAATCTTTATTCGTGTTGGGTGAATCAAATAAAAATGTATATTTGTCGGCACGCAATTTAAAAGCTTCTAATGTTGTAACTTCTTCAGAATTAAGCACTTACGCGATTTTGAACGCGAACAGTTTAGTGCTTTTGGAAGGTTCAGTAGAAGGAATTGTAGAAAATTTAAGCAAATAATAGGGCTATGAGTATCATAATTAAACCTATCATTACTGAAAAAATCACCAAAGAGGGAGAAACTTTCAACCGCTTTGGTTTTGTTGTTGACAAAAAAGCAAACAAAATCCAGATCAAAAATGCTGTTGAAGCTGCTTTTGGTGTGAATGTGGTTGCTGTGAACACAATGAATTACAGAGCTGATAGATCGGTTAAATACACTAAGAGTGGTTTAATCAGTGGAAAGACTAGTGCTTACAAAAAAGCAGTTGTTCAAGTACAAGAAGGAGAAACAATAGATTTTTATACTAATATCTAATAGAAAATGTCAGTTAGAAAATTAAAACCTATTACCCCGGGTCAGCGTTTTAGAGTTGTGAATAGCTTTGACACTATTACAACTGATAAGCCGGAGCGTTCTTTGATCGCACCGAAAAAAAACTCTGGAGGTAGAAATAGTCAAGGAAAGATGACCATGCGCTACACAGGTGGTGGTCACAAACAAAAGTACCGTGTTGTTGATTTTAAAAGAACTAAAGTAGGAGTTCCTGCTACAGTGAAAACAATCGAGTACGATCCAAACCGTTCAGCATTTATTTCGTTATTGCACTATGCAGATGGTGCTAAAACGTATATCATCGCTCAGAATGGATTACAAGTAGGACAAACTGTAGTTTCTGGTCCTGAATCGGCTCCGGAAATTGGTAATACTTTACCTTTAAGCAAAATTCCTCTAGGTACTGTTATTTCTTGTATCGAATTAAGACCAGGTCAGGGAGCTGTAATCGCTCGTTCGGCTGGAACTTTCGCTCAGTTAATGGCAAGAGACGGAAAATATGCTACAATCAAAATGCCTTCAGGTGAGACAAGATTGATCTTGTTGACTTGTTCAGCAACAATTGGAGCAGTTTCTAACTCAGACCATCAGTTGGTTGTATCAGGTAAGGCTGGTAGATCAAGATGGTTAGGTAGAAGACCGAGAACTAGACCGGTAGCAATGAACCCTGTTGATCACCCAATGGGAGGTGGTGAAGGACGTTCTTCTGGAGGTCACCCACGTTCAAGAAAAGGTTTACCTGCTAAAGGCTATAGAACTCGTTCTAAAGTTAACCCGAGTAATAAGTATATCGTAGAACGTAGAAAGAAATAATAAGTAGATATGGCACGTTCATTAAAAAAAGGACCTTTCGTACACTTTAAATTAGAGAAGAAAGTTCAGGAAAATATCGAAAAAGGTAACAAAGGGGTTGTTAAGACTTGGTCTAGAGCTTCAATGATTACTCCAGATTTCGTTGGACAGACTATCGCAGTACACAATGGTCGTCAATTTGTACCAGTTTACGTTACAGAAAACATGGTAGGTCATAAATTAGGAGAGTTTTCACCAACAAGATCTTTTAGAGGTCATGCCGGTGCAAAAAATAAAGGTAAAAAATAAGAAGCTATGGGAGTTCGTAAAAGAGAAACAGCTGATGCAAGAAAAGAGGCTAATAAGTCTATTGCTTTTGCAAAATTGAATAACTGCCCTACTTCACCTAGAAAAATGCGCTTAGTTGCAGACTTGGTAAGAGGTCAGAAAGTTGAAAACGCTTTAAACATCTTAAGATTCAGTTCTAAAGAAGCTTCTCGTAAATTAGAGAAATTGTTGTTATCAGCTATCGCCAACTGGCAAGCTAAAAACGCAGACGCTAATATGGAGGAAGCAGGTTTATTCGTAAAAACGATCACAGTAGATGGTGGTATGATGTTGAAAAGACTTCGTCCAGCTCCACAAGGTCGTGCTCACAGAATCAGAAAACGCTCTAACCACGTTACAATCGTGATTGGAGATATTAATAACACACAAAGCAATTAATAAGCAGTATGGGACAAAAGACAAATCCAATCGGAAATCGCCTTGGGATCATCAGAGGATGGGACTCAAACTGGTACGGTGGAAATGACTATGGTGATAAATTAGCAGAAGATGCTAAAATCCGTAAGTATATCCATGCTCGTTTATCAAAAGCTAGTGTATCTAAAGTAATCATCGAGAGAACTTTAAAACTTGTAACCGTTACTATCACTACTGCTAGACCTGGTATCATTATCGGAAAAGGTGGACAAGAGGTAGACAAGTTGAAAGAAGAACTTAAGAAAATTACTGACAAAGAGGTTCAAATCAACATCTTTGAAATCAAAAGACCTGAACTTGATGCTTATTTAGTAGCTACAAGTATCGCTCGTCAGATTGAAAGTCGTATTTCTTACAGACGTGCAATCAAAATGGCTATTGCTGCTGCTATGCGTATGAACGCAGAAGGTATCAAAGTTATGATTTCTGGTCGTTTGAACGGAGCTGAAATGGCACGTTCAGAAATGTTCAAAGAAGGACGTATTCCTCTATCAACTTTCAGAGCTGACATCGATTACTCACTAGGTGAAGCTCATACTACTTACGGTAGAATGGGTATCAAAGTGTGGATCATGAAAGGTGAAGTTTATGGAAAAAGAGATCTTTCTCCGTTAGTAGGTATGGACAAAAAACAGTCTAAACCTTCAGGATCTTCTGGTGCTTCTAAAGGAAGTGGTAAACCAAACCAACGCAAAAGAAAGTAATTATTTAAACTAAAGAAAAATGTTACAGCCTAAAAGAACAAAATACCGTAAGGTACAGAAAGGTAAGATGAAAGGCGTTTCTCAAAGAGGACACGAGCTTTCAAATGGAATGTTTGGTATCAAATCTTTAGATTAT encodes the following:
- the rpsG gene encoding 30S ribosomal protein S7 translates to MRKRQAKKRPLLPDPRFNDQLVTRFVNNLMWDGKKSTAFKVFYDAIDIVESKKQDAEKSSLEIWKDALTNVMPHVEVRSRRVGGATFQIPMQIRPDRKISMAMKWMILYARRRNEKSMAGKLASEILAAAKEEGAAVKKRMDTHKMAEANKAFSHFRF
- the fusA gene encoding elongation factor G, encoding MARDLKYTRNIGIAAHIDAGKTTTTERILFYTGKSHKIGEVHEGAATMDWMAQEQERGITITSAATTCEWNFPTEQGKVLPESKPYHFNIIDTPGHVDFTVEVNRSLRVLDGLVFLFSAVDGVEPQSETNWRLADQYRVPRMGFVNKMDRQGSNFLNVCQQVRDMLKSNAVAITLPIGEESDFKGVVDLVKNQAIVWHDETQGATFDIVDIPADMVAEVKEFRSALIEAVAEYDENLLDKYMEDENSITEEEINNALRAATIDMAIIPMICGSSFKNKGVQFMLDAVCKYLPSPLDKEGIQGIHPDDADLLEEDQTKILRRPDVKEPFAALAFKIATDPYVGRLAFFRAYSGRLDAGSYVLNTRSGNKERISRIYQMHANKQNPIEYIEAGDIGAAVGFKDIKTGDTMCDEKHPIILESMKFPDPVIGIAIEPKTKADVDKMGMALAKLAEEDPTFTVRTDEASGQTIISGMGELHLDILVDRMKREFKVEVNQGEPQVEYKEAFTKSAQHRETYKKQSGGRGKFGDIVFRIEPADMVDGKPFVGLQFVNEVKGGNVPKEYIPAVEKGFREAMKQGPLAGYAVDSLKVTLLDGSFHPVDSDALSFELAAKMGYKESGKAAGAVILEPIMKIEVITPEENMGDIVGDLNRRRGQVNDMGDRAGAKTIKADVPLSEMFGYVTTLRTLSSGRATSTMEFSHYAETPSNISEAVIKKAKGNA
- the rpsJ gene encoding 30S ribosomal protein S10, which translates into the protein MSQKIRIKLKSYDHMLVDKSAEKIVKTVKSTGAVVTGPIPLPTHKKIFTVLRSPHVNKKSREQFEVSSYKRLLDIYSSSSKTIDALMKLELPSGVEVEIKV
- the rplC gene encoding 50S ribosomal protein L3; protein product: MSGLIGKKIGMTSIFDENGKNIPCTVIEAGPCVVTQVRTNEVDGYEALQLGFDDKTEKHATKADLGHFKKAGTSAKKKVVEFQDFVTEHKLGDVITVEVFAEGEFVDVQGVSKGKGFQGVVKRHGFGGVGQATHGQHNRLRAPGSVGASSYPSRVFKGMRMAGRTGGENVTIQNLRVLKVVADKNLLVVKGAIPGHKNSYVIIQK
- the rplD gene encoding 50S ribosomal protein L4, which codes for MEVKVLDINGKDTGRKVQLADSVFAIEPNNHAVYLDVKQYLANQRQGTHKAKERAEVTGSTRKIKKQKGTGTARAGSVKNPLFKGGGTVFGPRPRSYSFKLNKTLKRLARKSAFSLKVKESNLVVLEDFNFETPNTKNFINVLKALGLENKKSLFVLGESNKNVYLSARNLKASNVVTSSELSTYAILNANSLVLLEGSVEGIVENLSK
- the rplW gene encoding 50S ribosomal protein L23; the protein is MSIIIKPIITEKITKEGETFNRFGFVVDKKANKIQIKNAVEAAFGVNVVAVNTMNYRADRSVKYTKSGLISGKTSAYKKAVVQVQEGETIDFYTNI
- the rplB gene encoding 50S ribosomal protein L2; its protein translation is MSVRKLKPITPGQRFRVVNSFDTITTDKPERSLIAPKKNSGGRNSQGKMTMRYTGGGHKQKYRVVDFKRTKVGVPATVKTIEYDPNRSAFISLLHYADGAKTYIIAQNGLQVGQTVVSGPESAPEIGNTLPLSKIPLGTVISCIELRPGQGAVIARSAGTFAQLMARDGKYATIKMPSGETRLILLTCSATIGAVSNSDHQLVVSGKAGRSRWLGRRPRTRPVAMNPVDHPMGGGEGRSSGGHPRSRKGLPAKGYRTRSKVNPSNKYIVERRKK
- the rpsS gene encoding 30S ribosomal protein S19, whose amino-acid sequence is MARSLKKGPFVHFKLEKKVQENIEKGNKGVVKTWSRASMITPDFVGQTIAVHNGRQFVPVYVTENMVGHKLGEFSPTRSFRGHAGAKNKGKK
- the rplV gene encoding 50S ribosomal protein L22 — protein: MGVRKRETADARKEANKSIAFAKLNNCPTSPRKMRLVADLVRGQKVENALNILRFSSKEASRKLEKLLLSAIANWQAKNADANMEEAGLFVKTITVDGGMMLKRLRPAPQGRAHRIRKRSNHVTIVIGDINNTQSN
- the rpsC gene encoding 30S ribosomal protein S3, whose protein sequence is MGQKTNPIGNRLGIIRGWDSNWYGGNDYGDKLAEDAKIRKYIHARLSKASVSKVIIERTLKLVTVTITTARPGIIIGKGGQEVDKLKEELKKITDKEVQINIFEIKRPELDAYLVATSIARQIESRISYRRAIKMAIAAAMRMNAEGIKVMISGRLNGAEMARSEMFKEGRIPLSTFRADIDYSLGEAHTTYGRMGIKVWIMKGEVYGKRDLSPLVGMDKKQSKPSGSSGASKGSGKPNQRKRK